A genomic window from Wolbachia pipientis includes:
- a CDS encoding ankyrin repeat domain-containing protein, protein MFNSKQVVQHSLFGSNGFKNTLSCEFEGLPEEVSEVINEKSQAIDSLESEREKLLQENCDLKRSIDSQKHYQEIAQEYDEEVSLLTKEKQIIERKIKDSEVKMEKLQNEIYKVQEENEELKQQVKKLDAELQIRNFQIHLLNQELKDKKDEIYFMNTANEKLNKDLDQDEVLMNQLKKKKKQLEDLVENFTKEFSDGNKDLSEIEHLRSYLNKKTLENQNLIRELSILQKENDDLKSKLLYLQQKRSLLDELSESNIKVDRFNQKENGYDKSGYNQKEIYKEDELLDKGYDSFDQRIESELSTRQEYSEIGNPETETTESPVDSYYEFIKEGLLWADRSLIDDKKYLEDLVDEWFIHSPNLKLEESQKKLNQALLNSILKDFNLKNYYSFSNLKHFLESNEKNEDLRHVLNLKRGHLGTTILNVFLEYDEVIPSLLKAGADLNMQDNKGKTLLHDTAIYSSGYEDLGYLLDAKADPNIQDEKGNTPLHYYAAKCSDQSRKTMDLLISKGADLSIKNNDGKTPLQVAIDNDNIIGCLLTNSQKKLREQLGKMLLATSSDEDWDNAYDPEVENLRKFLNQYENDNDLKIVLNVKDDSSVLLDSPSRQFPNVKALLLKAGAADFIGKKQDNYEKCDSFLSEIYQINYLAKRNEFLSKVVKAKSMIELQEVVNEVISSGIRLNLAKDEEYYCTDEILEKIVQLGENYEIASNIVCTLISRGAKLKRLESLKVIDTIELKFKAHKANMISAHLEYVSNTEEFFRIAKAATSGQLYDGKIDNNVSYLEYSEDSIIDVARITDRTRNLELIQESYRRDIIKIGKSEVEIITENGIRYYTDLTEGSSIVLTFYTSLGNIDVRLYPDVQDKSKIIVEVSNREEILEKFKGREEELGNDCGLGEYWVYYAIKRGYFERSGKLMHSESISQSNEKTPLTKLDKIIGVSSFKETVSRCI, encoded by the coding sequence ATGTTTAATTCAAAGCAGGTAGTACAACATAGCTTATTTGGCAGTAATGGTTTTAAAAATACTCTATCTTGTGAATTTGAAGGTTTGCCCGAAGAAGTATCTGAGGTTATCAATGAAAAAAGTCAAGCAATAGATAGTTTAGAAAGTGAGAGAGAAAAGCTACTACAAGAAAATTGTGATCTTAAAAGGAGTATAGATTCACAGAAACACTATCAGGAAATAGCGCAAGAGTACGATGAAGAAGTAAGTTTACTTACCAAGGAAAAGCAAATCATAGAAAGGAAAATTAAAGATAGTGAAGTCAAAATGGAAAAATTGCAAAACGAAATATATAAAGTCCAAGAAGAAAATGAAGAATTAAAACAACAGGTAAAGAAATTAGATGCAGAACTACAAATTAGGAATTTTCAGATTCATCTCTTAAATCAGGAACTAAAAGATAAAAAAGATGAAATTTATTTCATGAATACAGCAAATGAAAAGCTAAACAAAGATTTAGATCAAGATGAGGTTTTAATGAATCAGTTAAAAAAGAAGAAAAAGCAGTTGGAAGATTTAGTAGAGAATTTTACAAAGGAATTCTCAGATGGTAATAAGGATTTATCAGAAATTGAACACCTAAGAAGTTATCTAAATAAAAAGACATTAGAAAATCAGAATTTGATTAGAGAGTTGAGTATATTACAAAAAGAAAATGATGATTTAAAATCTAAGCTTCTATATCTTCAGCAAAAAAGGTCATTATTGGATGAGCTAAGTGAGTCAAATATTAAGGTAGACAGATTCAATCAGAAGGAGAATGGCTATGATAAAAGTGGGTATAATCAGAAAGAAATTTACAAAGAAGATGAATTACTAGATAAAGGTTATGATTCTTTTGACCAAAGGATAGAATCAGAGTTGAGTACTAGGCAAGAGTATTCAGAAATAGGTAATCCGGAAACAGAAACAACTGAATCACCAGTAGATAGTTATTATGAATTCATTAAGGAAGGTTTACTTTGGGCTGATAGAAGTTTGATAGATGATAAAAAGTATCTGGAAGATCTAGTAGACGAGTGGTTTATTCATTCACCTAACTTAAAACTGGAAGAGAGTCAAAAAAAGCTAAATCAAGCATTACTAAATAGTATTCTAAAAGATTTCAATCTGAAGAATTATTACTCATTTTCAAATCTTAAGCACTTTTTAGAAAGTAATGAGAAAAATGAAGACCTTAGGCACGTTCTTAATCTAAAAAGAGGACATCTAGGAACAACAATATTGAACGTGTTTCTCGAATACGACGAAGTTATTCCTTCTCTTCTCAAAGCTGGTGCTGATCTAAATATGCAGGATAATAAAGGTAAAACACTTTTGCATGATACTGCTATTTATTCTAGTGGATATGAAGATCTTGGGTATCTCTTAGATGCAAAAGCTGATCCAAATATACAAGATGAAAAAGGTAACACACCTTTACACTATTATGCTGCTAAGTGTAGTGATCAAAGCAGAAAAACTATGGATTTGCTCATAAGCAAAGGAGCTGATTTAAGCATAAAAAATAACGATGGAAAAACTCCACTGCAAGTTGCAATTGATAATGACAACATTATAGGATGTTTATTAACTAATAGTCAAAAAAAATTAAGAGAGCAACTAGGTAAAATGCTTCTCGCTACAAGTTCTGATGAAGATTGGGATAATGCTTATGATCCAGAGGTTGAAAATCTAAGAAAGTTTTTAAATCAATATGAAAATGACAACGACTTAAAGATAGTTTTAAATGTTAAGGATGATAGTTCAGTACTTCTTGATTCGCCATCTCGTCAATTTCCTAATGTAAAAGCCTTGCTCTTAAAAGCAGGAGCAGCTGATTTTATAGGTAAAAAACAAGACAATTATGAAAAATGCGATAGTTTTTTATCAGAGATTTATCAAATAAATTACCTTGCTAAACGCAATGAGTTTTTAAGTAAGGTAGTAAAAGCTAAAAGCATGATTGAATTACAAGAAGTTGTAAATGAAGTCATATCTTCTGGAATAAGACTAAATCTGGCCAAGGATGAAGAGTATTATTGCACAGATGAAATACTAGAAAAAATTGTTCAACTAGGAGAAAATTATGAAATTGCTAGTAATATAGTATGTACATTAATATCAAGAGGAGCAAAGTTAAAAAGGTTAGAAAGTTTAAAAGTCATTGATACAATAGAATTAAAGTTCAAAGCTCATAAGGCTAATATGATCAGTGCTCATTTAGAGTATGTTAGTAATACTGAGGAATTTTTTAGAATTGCAAAGGCTGCTACCAGCGGTCAACTATATGATGGAAAAATCGATAATAATGTATCTTACTTAGAATACTCAGAGGATAGTATAATAGATGTCGCAAGAATCACAGATAGAACAAGAAATCTGGAACTAATTCAGGAATCATATAGAAGGGATATAATAAAAATTGGCAAAAGTGAGGTGGAAATTATAACCGAAAACGGCATAAGGTATTACACAGATCTTACAGAAGGCAGCAGTATAGTATTAACTTTCTATACCAGTTTGGGAAATATAGACGTTAGACTGTATCCTGACGTACAAGATAAAAGCAAAATTATAGTAGAAGTGAGTAATAGAGAGGAAATATTAGAAAAATTCAAAGGTCGCGAAGAAGAGTTAGGCAATGATTGCGGGCTCGGTGAGTATTGGGTCTACTATGCTATTAAGCGAGGATATTTTGAAAGATCTGGAAAATTAATGCATTCTGAATCAATAAGTCAATCTAATGAAAAAACGCCTTTGACAAAGCTTGACAAAATAATAGGAGTTTCAAGTTTCAAAGAAACAGTAAGTCGTTGTATATAG